A genomic region of Coriobacteriaceae bacterium contains the following coding sequences:
- the rplF gene encoding 50S ribosomal protein L6 translates to MSRIGKLPVPVPAGVEVKIDGNTVTVKGPKGELTQTFNENMAISLGEDGSIVVERPNDARENRAMHGLTRSLINNMVIGVSEGYSKTLELVGVGYRAALKGGKLEMTLGFSHPVVVDAIDGITFECPEPTIINISGIDKQLVGQVAADIRAYRKPEPYKGKGIRYQGEHIRRKEGKAAK, encoded by the coding sequence ATGTCGCGTATTGGCAAGCTGCCCGTTCCGGTTCCCGCCGGAGTCGAGGTAAAGATCGACGGCAACACCGTTACCGTCAAGGGTCCCAAGGGTGAACTCACCCAGACCTTCAACGAGAATATGGCCATCAGCCTGGGCGAGGACGGCTCCATCGTCGTCGAGCGCCCCAACGATGCACGCGAGAATCGCGCGATGCATGGCCTGACCCGTTCTCTCATCAACAACATGGTCATTGGCGTGAGCGAGGGCTATTCCAAGACGCTCGAGCTCGTCGGCGTTGGCTATCGTGCCGCACTCAAGGGTGGCAAGCTCGAGATGACGCTCGGCTTCTCGCATCCTGTCGTCGTCGATGCCATCGACGGCATCACGTTCGAGTGCCCCGAGCCCACGATCATCAACATCAGTGGCATTGACAAGCAGCTGGTTGGCCAGGTCGCCGCGGACATCCGCGCGTACCGCAAGCCCGAGCCGTACAAGGGCAAGGGCATTCGCTACCAGGGCGAGCATATCCGCCGCAAAGAGGGCAAGGCTGCCAAGTAG